From the genome of Papaver somniferum cultivar HN1 chromosome 2, ASM357369v1, whole genome shotgun sequence, one region includes:
- the LOC113354510 gene encoding putative F-box protein At3g23260, whose amino-acid sequence MVDYETSNSKCKHSRRIRYPFGKYKRGFDFFECCKGLVLLRHVARDSGNTLVIWNPCTDEFKKLPVYPPFESDIDMASVEFGIGYDSQAEDFKVVSIEAIRGKNGVRFRFRLRTSSWERLKDLVIEDLSFGSLPDMARIPVNGTLSWIVDKSGFKVIVSFDFEKEEFKEKKMAYLFNESYRTTLCVLKESLCLLGFKHFDRFAGKVGELNLKGKGKTTSGTELFTIKLQNHFGYVRNLMPLQYFGSGEVLLSIEIDDGSFIVLYDPQYDTVTTLYEYLDPGLCCSSHTSIFLKSQISLNTGTYLREYAD is encoded by the coding sequence ATGGTTGATTATGAGACTTCAAATTCTAAATGTAAACACTCTCGTCGTATCCGGTACCCTTTTGGAAAATACAAGAGAGGATTTGATTTTTTTGAATGTTGTAAGGGTTTGGTTTTGTTAAGGCATGTTGCAAGGGATTCTGGCAATACTCTTGTCATTTGGAACCCATGTACAGATGAATTTAAGAAACTACCTGTTTACCCACCATTTGAATCAGATATAGATATGGCCTCTGTAGAGTTTGGAATTGGTTATGATTCTCAAGCTGAAGACTTCAAAGTGGTAAGCATAGAGGCTATTAGGGGGAAAAATGGAGTGAGGTTCAGATTTAGGTTAAGAACAAGTTCATGGGAAAGATTGAAGGATCTCGTTATTGAAGATCTCTCTTTCGGTTCACTACCTGATATGGCTCGTATACCTGTTAATGGAACACTCAGTTGGATAGTAGATAAAAGTGGATTcaaagttattgtttcttttgattttgagaaAGAAGAATTCAAAGAAAAGAAGATGGCTTACTTGTTCAATGAAAGTTACAGAACAACTTTGTGTGTTCTGAAAGAGTCTCTTTGCCTATTAGGTTTTAAGCATTTTGACCGTTTTGCTGGTAAAGTGGGGGAGTTAAACTTAAAGGGTAAAGGAAAGACAACATCAGGGACTGAATTGTTCACTATTAAATTACAAAACCACTTTGGATATGTTAGAAATTTAATGCCTTTACAGTATTTTGGGAGCGGTGAAGTTTTATTAAGCATAGAAATCGAtgatggttcttttattgttctgTATGACCCACAGTATGACACAGTTACAACCCTTTACGAGTATTTAGATCCGGGACTTTGCTGCTCTTCACACACTTCTATCTTTCTAAAGAGCCAGATTTCACTTAACACGGGGACTTACCTACGTGAATATGCTGATTGA
- the LOC113352777 gene encoding serine decarboxylase 1-like has product MAIGSTVGVENGKTDSVPESFIPGGMTPENGVISREKTGENCVRRNVHDATLSHAITEPEADNENTEERDANMATVLAKYENYLLERVKHQLGYPVNMDLDHGTPLAWLQRFHLNNCGDPFTKSNFGLNSRQFELGVLDWFAQLWEIGNYEYWGYITNGGTESNHHGILMGRELYPEGVLYASQDSHYSVFKSARMYRMECVKVDTLTNGVIDCADFKAKLLQNNDKPAIINVNIGTTVKGAVDDLDLVIATLKEATFSEDRFYIHCDGALSGIMMPFIEHAPKISFKKPIGSVSISGHKFIGCPTPCGVQITRLDHINAMSRYVEYIASMDATITGSRNGHAPVFLWYTLNTKGYGGLQKEVQTCFRNAHYLKNRLRSEGISVMLNELSTTVVFERPKDEEFVLHWQLACQGNIAHVVVMPHVTIKILDDFLNDLIVKRSIWLQDGKVQPTCVSVDIGKENCACPQHK; this is encoded by the exons ATGGCGATTGGAAGTACTGTTGGGGTTGAAAATGGAAAGACTGATTCTGTACCGGAAAGTTTCATTCCAGGAGGTATGACACCAGAAAATGGAGTAATAAGTAGAGAAAAAACAGGAGAAAATTGTGTCCGAAGAAATGTTCACGATGCAACACTTAGTCATGCTATTACAGAGCCTGAAGCTGATAACGAGAACACTGAAGAAAGAGATGCAAATATGGCTACTGTGCTAGCTAAGTATGAAAATTATCTTCTTGAAAGGGTCAAGCATCAGTTAG GTTACCCTGTGAATATGGACTTGGATCATGGTACTCCTCTTGCTTGGCTTCAACGTTTCCATCTCAACAATTGTGGTGATCCCTTTACTAAGAGCAACTTTGGTCTCAATTCGCGACAGTTCGAATTGGGTGTGTTAGACTGGTTTGCTCAACTCTGGGAAATCGGTAACTATGAATATTGGGGTTACATTACAAATGGTGGTACAGAAAGCAATCATCATGGTATCCTTATGGG GAGGGAGCTTTATCCTGAAGGAGTTTTATACGCATCGCAAGATTCACATTATTCTGTCTTTAAATCTGCACGAATGTACAGAATGGAATGTGTTAAAGTTGATACCCTTACCAATGGGGTAATTGATTGTGCCGATTTCAAAGCTAAACTACTCCAGAACAACGACAAACCAGCTATCATAAACGTCAATATTG GAACGACTGTTAAAGGAGCTGTTGATGATCTCGACCTGGTTATAGCAACCCTTAAGGAAGCTACTTTCTCAGAAGATAGATTTTACATTCACTGTGATGGGGCGCTATCTGGGATTATGATGCCATTTATCGAACAT GCTCCAAAAATCTCATTTAAGAAGCCAATAGGGAGTGTTAGTATTTCTGGCCACAAGTTTATTGGTTGTCCAACACCTTGCGGTGTTCAGATAACAAGGTTGGATCATATCAATGCCATGTCAAGGTATGTTGAATACATTGCGTCCATGGATGCTACAATCACGGGAAGCCGCAATGGTCATGCCCCAGTCTTCCTGTGGTACACCCTGAACACTAAAGGTTATGGAGGTCTTCAGAAAGAAGTCCAAACATGCTTCAGAAATGCCCATTATCTGAAAAACCGTTTACGTTCTGAAGGGATAAGTGTAATGCTTAATGAGCTCAGTACTACTGTTGTATTTGAGAGGCCAAAAGATGAAGAGTTTGTTCTTCATTGGCAACTTGCTTGTCAGGGCAACATTGCTCATGTTGTGGTTATGCCCCATGTCACTATCAAGATACTGGATGACTTCTTGAATGATCTGATCGTGAAACGCTCGATTTGGCTCCAGGATGGAAAGGTTCAACCTACTTGTGTTTCAGTAGATATCGGAAAGGAAAATTGCGCTTGTCCTCAGCATAAATGA